The Geobacter metallireducens GS-15 region ATAACATCGGAATACGACAACGGCAGCCTCCTGCGATCTTTTTTGGTTGGGGAACCATCAAGATACCGCAGTGCTGCCGTTGTTGTTTATTAATCTTCCCCGGAATTCCCTGAAGAACCTCTTTTTTTCACCTTCTCCACTTCCGCAGCATTCGGCGAAACTCCCACGGTGGCATTGGATTGCGGTCTCGCCACAATCCCCGGCGCGCCTGACGGGCCTTTTGCTCCGCCCCCAGGTAGTCCGATACATAGGGGCGCCGCAGGTACCGGACATAGGCCCAGGCATAGCCCCGGCGCACCATCTCCTGATTCACGTCCACCCCGTCGAGCATGATGATGCCGATTTGGCGCTTATAGCTCCGCTCGCCGGTCAACTTCACCGCCACGTCGCGACCGAGGACAAGCTTACGCAATTTTGCCGCCGCTGCTGCTCCGTGGGGCTGGCCCGGGACACCTTTCCCGGGAGTTTCGGGAGCATCGATGCCGTACAGCCGGCAGGTGAAGGATCTGCCC contains the following coding sequences:
- a CDS encoding thermonuclease family protein yields the protein MVKRGASIVAVLLTGLCYTPTNAHVVSAAGRDFAYTSTSGGRVTRVWDGDTVVITPPWGRSFTCRLYGIDAPETPGKGVPGQPHGAAAAAKLRKLVLGRDVAVKLTGERSYKRQIGIIMLDGVDVNQEMVRRGYAWAYVRYLRRPYVSDYLGAEQKARQARRGLWRDRNPMPPWEFRRMLRKWRR